One window from the genome of Rariglobus hedericola encodes:
- a CDS encoding serine hydrolase domain-containing protein, with translation MICAALMLGKAVAADIVFPAGDWAPPPADAKVIAPASVDRAVAALKDVVGKDGVSGVLVIQNGYVLWAGDRIDEKRPVWSCTKSVLSTCLGLLWDDGKLSPDDLASKYLPELAADYPTVTLRHLATFTSGVHVKDGTLDIGAPDYAPGTAFHYSAQSDLLALILTRIAGEPLNDLFKRRIADPLGMDPTGWEWKTIGERDGLVVNGGAGFPASGLHMTARNLARFGWLYANDGVWDGRRLISQRYIDYATVARVDASLPPHDPKGWYTDLPGIYGLNWWTNGVSLKGRLWPSAPDRTFAAQGNLNNICIVIPEWKLVLVRTGLDQVIDVRLYDGALKLLGEGLPATR, from the coding sequence ATGATCTGCGCCGCCCTGATGCTCGGCAAAGCCGTCGCTGCAGACATCGTCTTCCCAGCTGGCGATTGGGCTCCGCCGCCAGCGGACGCCAAGGTCATCGCCCCGGCCTCGGTGGACCGCGCGGTCGCCGCACTCAAAGACGTCGTCGGTAAAGACGGCGTCTCCGGCGTGCTTGTCATCCAAAACGGATACGTGCTCTGGGCCGGCGACCGCATCGACGAAAAACGCCCCGTCTGGTCCTGCACCAAGTCCGTCCTCAGCACGTGCCTCGGCCTGCTCTGGGACGACGGCAAACTTTCCCCCGACGACCTCGCCTCCAAATATCTGCCTGAACTCGCCGCCGATTATCCCACCGTCACCCTGCGCCACCTCGCCACATTCACGAGCGGCGTTCACGTAAAAGACGGCACGTTGGACATCGGCGCGCCCGACTACGCGCCCGGCACGGCGTTCCACTACTCCGCCCAATCCGATCTGCTCGCGCTCATCCTCACCCGCATCGCCGGCGAACCGCTGAACGATCTCTTCAAGCGCCGCATCGCCGATCCCCTCGGCATGGACCCCACCGGCTGGGAATGGAAAACCATCGGCGAGCGCGACGGTCTCGTCGTCAACGGCGGCGCCGGTTTCCCCGCGAGCGGCCTGCACATGACCGCTCGCAACCTCGCCCGCTTCGGCTGGCTCTACGCGAACGACGGCGTCTGGGACGGCCGCCGTCTCATCAGCCAGCGCTACATCGACTACGCCACGGTCGCGCGCGTGGACGCGTCTCTGCCGCCCCACGACCCCAAGGGTTGGTATACCGACCTGCCGGGCATTTACGGACTCAACTGGTGGACCAACGGAGTCAGCCTCAAGGGCCGTCTCTGGCCCAGCGCGCCCGACCGCACGTTCGCCGCGCAGGGCAACCTCAACAACATCTGCATCGTCATTCCCGAATGGAAACTGGTGCTCGTGCGCACCGGCCTCGACCAGGTCATCGATGTGCGGCTCTACGATGGCGCGCTCAAGCTCTTGGGCGAGGGTTTGCCCGCCACGCGTTGA